One window of the Candidatus Methylomirabilota bacterium genome contains the following:
- the ndhC gene encoding NADH-quinone oxidoreductase subunit A — MLLSYLPIFILILLAAGFALAILFVSHVLGPRRPTHAKLTPYECGIDPVGSARERFSVKFYLVAMLFIIFDIEIVFLYPWAVILNSLKLFGLIEMILFLGILL, encoded by the coding sequence GTGCTTCTCTCGTATCTACCGATCTTTATCCTGATCCTGTTGGCGGCCGGTTTTGCCCTCGCCATCCTCTTTGTATCGCACGTGCTCGGGCCTCGGCGGCCCACTCACGCGAAGCTCACTCCGTACGAGTGCGGGATTGACCCGGTAGGCTCCGCCCGGGAGCGGTTTTCGGTCAAGTTTTACCTGGTCGCGATGTTGTTCATTATCTTCGACATCGAGATCGTCTTCCTATATCCCTGGGCGGTGATCCTGAATAGTCTGAAGCTATTCGGGTTGATCGAAATGATTCTCTTCCTCGGTATCCTCCTG